In a single window of the Anaerocolumna cellulosilytica genome:
- a CDS encoding S8 family peptidase → MNRVSEIIDLKWAHDRNIFGEHIGVAVVDTGLCIHKDFTEGGNRIKAFYDLIHGRTEPYDDNGHGSHVSGIIGGNGSLSNGKYVGIAPKCNLIGIKVLDQKGDGNISDVLAGLQWIIDNKEKYNIRIVNISVGTTTKDNVDENSLLVKGVNAVWDAGIVVVVAAGNNGPGPMSISTPGISRKVITVGSSDDRITVELFGNKTMDYSGRGPTANCIKKPDIVAPGSNIISCGTMKNYQRYRYNLLNNPRNDYSNLMYTIKSGTSMATPIVSGAIALLLSKHPMMNNRDVKLKLRECAVDLGYPWSKQGWGLLNIPKLLQ, encoded by the coding sequence ATGAACCGGGTTTCAGAAATAATTGACTTAAAATGGGCTCATGATAGAAATATCTTCGGTGAGCATATCGGTGTAGCAGTGGTTGACACCGGTCTTTGCATCCATAAGGATTTTACTGAAGGCGGAAATCGTATAAAGGCTTTTTACGACCTCATACATGGAAGAACTGAACCCTATGATGATAACGGTCATGGAAGTCATGTGTCAGGAATAATCGGCGGAAACGGTTCCTTATCTAATGGCAAATATGTTGGTATTGCACCAAAATGTAACCTGATTGGTATTAAAGTACTTGACCAGAAAGGTGATGGAAATATCTCCGATGTCCTTGCCGGACTGCAATGGATCATCGATAATAAGGAAAAATACAATATCCGGATTGTAAATATATCCGTTGGTACCACTACAAAAGATAATGTAGATGAAAATTCTCTGTTGGTAAAGGGCGTAAATGCAGTTTGGGATGCCGGCATTGTGGTCGTAGTTGCTGCCGGTAACAATGGCCCTGGTCCTATGTCCATATCCACTCCCGGCATCAGCCGTAAAGTTATTACCGTGGGCTCTTCGGATGACAGAATTACCGTTGAATTATTCGGCAACAAGACCATGGATTATTCCGGCAGAGGACCCACTGCTAATTGTATAAAAAAACCAGATATTGTGGCCCCTGGGTCTAATATAATCTCCTGCGGAACTATGAAGAATTATCAAAGATATCGCTATAATCTATTAAATAATCCAAGAAATGATTATTCTAATCTTATGTATACTATAAAAAGCGGAACTTCTATGGCAACCCCTATTGTTTCCGGTGCAATCGCTCTTCTTTTGTCAAAGCACCCTATGATGAATAACCGAGATGTAAAGCTAAAACTAAGGGAATGCGCTGTTGACTTGGGTTACCCCTGGTCAAAACAAGGCTGGGGATTATTAAACATTCCAAAATTGTTACAATGA
- a CDS encoding rubrerythrin family protein, with protein sequence MAVKNAMTSDFLHSAYGGESMAHMRYLTWGTMADKEGFPNIAKLFEGIAYAERVHADNHYKEINGTTTDATVTAGAVFGTGKTVDNLQGAINGELHEVEQMYPVYLNAAEFQEEKGARRSFHFALEAEKIHADLFLQAQNAAKEGKDIELNAVYVCPICGHTVLDEAPDNCPVCGAKKELYKEF encoded by the coding sequence ATGGCAGTTAAAAATGCAATGACAAGTGACTTTTTACATTCGGCTTACGGCGGAGAAAGTATGGCTCATATGAGGTACTTAACCTGGGGTACGATGGCCGATAAAGAAGGCTTCCCTAATATCGCGAAGCTTTTTGAAGGAATTGCATATGCAGAAAGGGTACATGCTGATAACCACTATAAAGAAATCAACGGTACTACAACAGATGCGACTGTAACGGCAGGTGCTGTATTTGGTACCGGTAAAACCGTAGATAATCTGCAAGGTGCTATTAACGGAGAATTGCATGAGGTAGAACAAATGTATCCGGTATACTTAAATGCAGCAGAGTTCCAAGAGGAAAAAGGGGCAAGGCGCTCTTTTCATTTTGCATTGGAGGCAGAAAAAATACATGCTGATTTATTTTTGCAGGCTCAGAATGCTGCAAAAGAAGGAAAAGATATAGAACTTAATGCAGTTTATGTATGTCCAATCTGTGGACATACCGTATTAGACGAAGCACCGGATAATTGTCCGGTATGCGGTGCAAAGAAGGAACTTTATAAAGAGTTCTAA
- a CDS encoding 2-oxoacid:ferredoxin oxidoreductase subunit beta, with product MSKFETYETAWCPGCGNFNILRCLKTALEELNKDPYEVLMVAGIGQAAKTPQYISANSFCGLHGRALPAAVAAKIANEKLTVIVDSGDGDSYGEGGNHFIHNIRRNVDITHFVHDNQIYGLTKGQASPTTGEGQVTQVQTNGNMNTPLNPVLMAIAAGAGFVARAFSGDPKQLTEIMKEAISYPGYAFVDILQPCISFNKVNTFAYYKSKVEPLGEEYDPADKIAALSKAMDFDDKIPTGVIYKEEKVNFHQKNKLLSEGIPLIDRKKRMEAVDNLINSFV from the coding sequence ATGAGTAAATTCGAAACCTATGAAACAGCCTGGTGCCCGGGCTGTGGCAATTTTAACATATTAAGGTGTCTAAAAACAGCTTTGGAGGAACTTAATAAAGATCCATATGAAGTTTTAATGGTAGCAGGGATTGGTCAGGCAGCAAAAACGCCCCAGTATATAAGTGCCAATAGTTTTTGCGGACTTCATGGAAGGGCTTTGCCGGCAGCAGTAGCAGCAAAGATTGCCAATGAAAAACTGACAGTTATTGTTGATTCCGGAGATGGTGATTCTTATGGAGAAGGCGGTAACCATTTTATACATAACATTCGAAGAAATGTAGATATTACACATTTTGTTCACGACAATCAGATTTATGGTTTAACAAAGGGGCAGGCTTCTCCGACTACAGGAGAAGGGCAGGTAACACAGGTACAGACGAATGGAAATATGAATACGCCCCTAAATCCTGTATTAATGGCAATTGCTGCCGGAGCTGGTTTTGTAGCCAGAGCCTTTAGCGGTGATCCCAAACAATTGACAGAAATAATGAAAGAAGCTATTTCTTATCCTGGCTATGCCTTTGTTGATATTTTACAGCCTTGTATCAGCTTTAATAAGGTCAATACTTTTGCATATTATAAGAGTAAGGTAGAGCCTCTAGGAGAGGAATATGACCCTGCTGACAAAATTGCTGCTCTTAGTAAGGCGATGGATTTTGATGATAAGATACCAACAGGAGTTATATATAAGGAAGAAAAGGTGAATTTTCATCAAAAGAATAAGTTATTAAGTGAAGGAATTCCTTTAATTGATAGAAAGAAAAGAATGGAAGCTGTGGATAATTTAATTAATAGTTTTGTATAA
- a CDS encoding 2-oxoacid:acceptor oxidoreductase subunit alpha, with amino-acid sequence MYNILIGGAAGQGIDTTVAILEKLLKKSGYFIYTTRDFMSRVRGGHNFSLLRFGTEQINSHSDKLDGIIALNDETIVLHKEKLTEKGFIFCDSNLETTHAKAIKLDMDKKAKELGNPRVSGSIAVGAILKLFGESFDYVEEVIKASVREAFLEINLKAIRLGYDSVEARFEHLDGEFKDWMLITGSKALALGAAAAGVNFYSAYPMSPSTTVMEYLARIGNYAGVLVEQAEDEIAAINMALGASYAGARAMTGTSGGGFCLKVEALGFSGIAEIPLVVVDVQRPGPATGLPTRTEQSDLKFVISAAQGEFPRMVIALRNHEDSFYQTIRAFHLAEKYQIPVILLSDQYLGDSTAVVKPYDTSKIEVAVPADTYEYEGEYLRYKFTEDGISPRLIPGKSKNFVSADSDEHDERGFITESAQIRIKMMDKRMGKLKKLEEELLEPEFLGAEEADIVLIGWGSTYGPIADAVKLLTSNKKKIGALLFGDVFPLPRKSLDELHKKGKRFINIEQNATGQLAELIREKTGITCAASILKYDGRQISGEEIAEKLLEGGLV; translated from the coding sequence ATGTATAATATTTTAATTGGTGGTGCCGCAGGGCAAGGCATAGACACAACAGTCGCCATTTTGGAGAAATTATTAAAAAAATCAGGTTATTTTATATATACAACAAGAGACTTTATGTCCCGTGTCCGTGGAGGTCACAATTTTTCACTGCTTCGTTTTGGAACTGAACAAATCAACTCCCATAGCGACAAACTGGATGGAATTATTGCATTAAACGATGAAACAATTGTATTACATAAAGAGAAGCTGACAGAAAAGGGTTTTATATTTTGCGATAGCAATCTGGAAACAACACATGCAAAAGCAATTAAGTTAGATATGGACAAAAAGGCGAAAGAGCTTGGCAATCCAAGAGTGTCAGGAAGTATAGCCGTAGGAGCAATCTTAAAACTATTTGGTGAATCATTTGATTATGTTGAAGAAGTTATAAAGGCATCTGTAAGAGAAGCGTTTTTGGAAATTAACCTAAAGGCTATTCGGTTAGGTTATGATAGCGTAGAAGCAAGGTTTGAACATTTGGATGGAGAATTTAAGGACTGGATGCTAATTACAGGGAGTAAAGCCTTGGCGTTGGGTGCAGCGGCAGCAGGCGTAAATTTCTATTCCGCATATCCGATGTCACCGTCAACAACAGTGATGGAATATCTGGCAAGAATTGGAAACTATGCAGGTGTTTTAGTAGAGCAGGCAGAGGACGAAATTGCTGCCATTAATATGGCATTGGGTGCTTCCTATGCAGGTGCCCGTGCTATGACAGGAACTTCTGGTGGTGGGTTTTGTTTGAAAGTTGAAGCACTTGGATTTTCAGGAATTGCTGAAATACCCTTGGTAGTAGTAGATGTTCAACGACCAGGCCCAGCTACAGGACTTCCCACCCGGACTGAGCAGAGTGATTTGAAGTTTGTTATTTCTGCGGCACAAGGGGAATTTCCTCGAATGGTAATTGCCCTAAGGAATCACGAAGACTCCTTTTATCAAACCATAAGGGCCTTTCATTTAGCTGAAAAGTATCAGATTCCGGTTATCTTATTAAGTGACCAGTATCTGGGTGATTCAACAGCAGTTGTGAAACCTTATGATACTAGTAAGATTGAAGTGGCTGTCCCGGCAGATACCTATGAATATGAAGGAGAATATCTCCGTTATAAGTTTACAGAGGATGGAATATCCCCTCGTTTAATACCTGGGAAGTCAAAGAATTTTGTATCAGCTGACAGTGATGAACATGATGAGAGGGGTTTTATAACCGAATCTGCTCAAATACGAATTAAGATGATGGATAAAAGAATGGGGAAATTAAAAAAACTGGAGGAAGAACTTTTAGAGCCGGAATTTTTAGGAGCGGAAGAAGCAGATATTGTATTAATAGGCTGGGGTTCTACCTATGGACCCATAGCAGATGCAGTTAAGCTGCTAACATCGAATAAAAAGAAAATAGGTGCATTGCTTTTCGGAGATGTATTTCCACTGCCCAGAAAAAGTCTTGATGAATTACATAAAAAAGGAAAACGTTTTATTAATATAGAACAGAATGCCACCGGACAACTTGCGGAATTGATACGAGAGAAAACAGGCATAACCTGTGCTGCTAGTATTCTTAAGTACGATGGTAGGCAGATATCCGGTGAAGAAATCGCAGAAAAGTTACTGGAAGGAGGCTTGGTGTAG
- a CDS encoding hydrolase, translating to MRVLAKDVLAMIVDYQSKLVPAMAEKDNLLRNSLKLIKGLQILHIPMVVTQQYTKGLGETIQEIQNNLEAETQYYEKVTFSAMEEENIKIAVADYEKKTLLVCGIEAHVCVLQTVMDAIKAGYQVVVVKDCISSRDLSDMEIALLRMQQEGAMITTSESILFELTRQAGDEIFKQILKLVK from the coding sequence ATGAGAGTCCTGGCAAAAGATGTATTGGCTATGATTGTAGACTATCAGAGTAAACTTGTGCCTGCTATGGCAGAAAAAGACAACTTGCTTCGTAATTCCCTGAAATTAATAAAAGGATTGCAGATACTTCATATTCCTATGGTTGTCACACAACAGTATACCAAAGGTCTTGGTGAGACGATACAGGAGATCCAAAATAATCTTGAAGCAGAAACACAGTATTATGAAAAAGTTACCTTTAGCGCAATGGAAGAGGAGAACATCAAAATAGCAGTGGCAGACTATGAGAAGAAAACATTGCTTGTGTGTGGCATCGAAGCACATGTATGTGTTTTGCAAACGGTTATGGATGCTATTAAGGCTGGGTATCAGGTAGTGGTGGTAAAAGACTGTATCAGTTCCAGAGACCTTAGTGATATGGAAATTGCCCTGCTGCGCATGCAGCAGGAGGGTGCCATGATTACCACCAGTGAATCCATCTTATTTGAATTAACAAGACAAGCAGGAGATGAGATATTTAAACAAATACTTAAGCTTGTAAAATAA